In Zonotrichia leucophrys gambelii isolate GWCS_2022_RI chromosome 6, RI_Zleu_2.0, whole genome shotgun sequence, one genomic interval encodes:
- the NHLRC2 gene encoding NHL repeat-containing protein 2: MAAGGLAGLLPAQTQLEYALLDADTAQEKENLVYQYLKKMDSRERDLTVPELGGDLQWLNTEGPISLHKDLCGKVVVLDFFTYCCINCLHLLPDLHALEHQYSDKDGLVIVGVHSAKFPNEKVLDNIKSAVLRYNIVHPVVNDADATLWHELEVSCWPTLVILGPRGNMLFSLVGEGHREKLFLFTSITLKFYKERGQIKDNSIGIKLYRDSLPPSPLLFPGKVAVDDSGGRLVIADTGHHRILVTRKNGQILHTIGGPNSGRRDGGFSEAAFNSPQGIAIKNNVIYVADTENHLIRKIDLELQVVTTVAGIGVQGVDKEGGAKGEEQPISSPWDVTFGSSISGTQEDDVLWIAMAGIHQIWALMLEGGKLPKGSELKKGVCLRFAGSGNEENRNNAYPHKAGFAQPSGLCLAPEEPWSCLFVADSESSTVRTVSLKDGAVKHLVGGERDPLNLFAFGDVDGAGINAKLQHPLGVTWDKKRQLLYVADSYNHKIKVVDPKMKNCATLAGTGEAGNVVGSSFTQSAFNEPGGLCVEQNGRLLYVADTNNHQIKVLDLETKILSMLPILKPEACDVPDNLPVQKDKINLPRLPKSAPNIELPSLTVAPGQTIQFLLKLTLPLDSKLNEEAPSAWFITAEDNTWLLQGQCLTGEIKDVSCQTVIPFQLPGSCVSAEATLAIKACLYYCSKGSSACMMAGVSFSQPLQLSGTDQGSSAQVELIHTFVTN; this comes from the exons ATGGCGGCGGGCGGGCTGGCGGGGCTCCTGCCCGCCCAGACACAGCTCGAGTACGCGCTGCTCGACGCCGACACCGCCCAGGAGAAGGAGAACCTGGTCTACCAGTACCTGAAGAAAATGGACAGCCGCGAGCGGGACCTGACGGTGCCCGAGCTCGGCGGAG ATCTGCAATGGTTAAACACTGAAGGTCCTATTTCTCTTCACAAAGACCTTTGTGGAAAAGTTGTGGTGTTGGATTTCTTCACTTACTGCTGCATCAATTGCCTGCACCTGCTGCCTGACCTCCATGCCTTAGAGCACCAGTACTCTGATAAAG acGGTCTTGTTATTGTTGGTGTCCATTCAGCGAAATTCCCAAATGAAAAAGTCCTGGATAACATTAAAAGTGCTGTTCTGAGGTACAATATTGTCCACCCTGTAGTAAATGATGCAGATGCAACGCTGTGGCACGAGCTGGAAGTGTCCTGCTGGCCAACCCTGGTCATTCTTGGGCCTCGTGGGAATATGCTGTTCTCTCTTGTtggagagggacacagagagaaatTGTTCTTATTTACTTCTATAACACTGAAATTCTACAAGGAAAGAGGACAAATCAAAGACAACAGCATTGGAATAAAGCTGTACAGAGACTCCCTCCCAccttctcctctgctgtttCCTGGCAAAGTGGCTGTAGATGATTCAGGAGGGAGGTTGGTCATAGCAGACACTGGGCACCACAGGATTTTGGTTACTCGGAAAAATGGACAAATTCTGCACACTATTGGAG GTCCAAACAGTGGAAGGAGAGATGGAGGATTTTCAGAGGCAGCTTTCAACTCACCACAAGGAATTGCTATAAAAAACAATGTTATTTATGTAGCTGATACAGAAAATCACCTAATTAGAAAG ATTGACCTGGAGTTGCAGGTGGTGACCACTGTAGCAGGCATTGGGGTACAAGGTGTTGATAAGGAAGGTGGAGCAAAAGGAGAAGAGCAGCCCATCAGCTCTCCGTGGGATGTGACCTTTGGAAGTTCAA TTTCAGGAACGCAGGAAGATGATGTGTTATGGATAGCAATGGCAGGCATTCACCAGATATGGGCACTGATGTTGGAAGGGGGAAAACTACCAAAGGGAAG TGAGTTGAAGAAAGGAGTCTGCCTTCGCTTTGCTGGCAGTGGGAACGAGGAGAACAGGAACAATGCCTACCCCCACAAGGCAGGCTTTGCCCAGCCCTCGGGGCTCTGCCTGGCCCCAgaggagccctggagctgcctgttcGTGGCCGACAGCGAGAGCAGCACCGTGAGAACGGTCTCGCTCAAGGACGGGGCGGTGAAGCACCTTGTAGGAGGAGAGAGAGACCCATTG aatttgtttgcttttggtgATGTGGATGGAGCAGGCATAAATGCAAAGCTGCAGCATCCCTTGGGAGTAACATGGGACAAGAAAAGACAGCTGCTTTATGTGGCAGATTCCTATAATCACAAG ATTAAGGTTGTGGATCCCAAGATGAAGAACTGTGCTACCCTGGCAGGCACAGGAGAAGCAGGCAATGTTGTTGGCTCCAGCTTTACCCAGTCAGCTTTCAATGAACCTGGAGGTTTGTGTGTGGAACAAAACGGCCGCCTCCTGTATGTTGCAGACACAAATAATCATCAGATCAAAGTGCTGgatttggaaacaaaaattctTTCCATG TTGCCTATCCTGAAGCCAGAAGCATGTGATGTTCCAGATAACCTGCCTGTGCAAAAGGATAAGATAAACCTGCCGAGACTGCCTAAATCTGCACCAAATATTGAACTTCCTTCCCTGACTGTAGCTCCTGGCCAGACAATTCAGTTTTTATTAAAGTTGACTCTTCCTCTGGATTCCAAACTGAATGAGGAAGCTCCCAGTGCCTGGTTTATCACAGCAGAAG ATAACACCTGGTTGCTGCAAGGACAGTGTCTGACAGGAGAAATAAAGGATGTTTCCTGTCAAACTGTCATTCCCTTCCAGTtgcctgggagctgtgtgtcAGCTGAAGCCACCCTGGCCATCAAAGCGTGCCTCTACTACTGCAGCAAAGGTAGCAGTGCCTGTATGATGGCAGGAGTGTCCTTCAGCCAGCCCTTGCAGCTCTCTGGCACTGACCaaggcagctcagcccaagtGGAACTGATTCACACCTTTGTAACCAACTAA